A window of the Garciella nitratireducens DSM 15102 genome harbors these coding sequences:
- a CDS encoding FtsX-like permease family protein, translating to MNSFKIAIINFKRNIKVYGLYLMAMVFSVATYYNFVSMRYNPQFLEAKEISVYIEGSSITTSMLMIIFLIFFIVYSSNFFLNQRKREIGVYAFMGIDNYKIAFIFASEGLLMGIMSLAVGLGIGILFNKLFMMLLAKVALLNIRIDFFISKKAVIETIIIYLIILGITFLKGYLDIIRTNLIDLMNSLKKEEELPKVNYFKGIVSIIIIGVAYYIAINYERFGFNISLMVTVLLIIWGTYWLFGSFFLWL from the coding sequence ATGAATTCTTTTAAGATAGCTATTATTAATTTTAAACGTAATATAAAGGTTTACGGTTTGTATCTTATGGCAATGGTTTTTTCTGTAGCTACTTATTATAATTTTGTATCTATGCGATATAATCCTCAATTTTTAGAGGCTAAAGAAATATCAGTTTATATTGAAGGTTCGTCTATTACTACTTCTATGCTTATGATAATATTTTTAATATTTTTTATAGTATATTCTAGTAACTTTTTCTTGAACCAAAGGAAAAGGGAGATAGGTGTATATGCTTTTATGGGAATTGACAATTATAAAATAGCTTTTATATTTGCTTCAGAAGGATTATTAATGGGAATAATGTCTTTGGCTGTGGGATTAGGCATTGGAATTTTATTTAATAAATTATTTATGATGCTGCTTGCAAAAGTAGCTCTATTGAACATAAGGATTGATTTTTTTATATCCAAAAAAGCTGTTATTGAGACAATAATTATTTACTTAATTATTTTAGGTATTACATTTTTAAAAGGATATTTAGATATCATTAGAACCAATTTAATAGATTTGATGAATTCATTAAAAAAGGAAGAAGAACTTCCAAAAGTTAATTATTTTAAGGGAATAGTATCAATAATAATTATAGGTGTAGCCTATTATATTGCAATTAACTATGAAAGATTTGGATTTAATATTTCACTTATGGTTACGGTACTTCTCATTATATGGGGCACTTATTGGTTGTTTGGTTCTTTTTTTCTATGGTTATAA
- a CDS encoding DUF3784 domain-containing protein gives MFINYFQTYFIGGLFLVMSYYIRKSKNISIVAGTKNMEKDDEDSKVKVANSVSKLLFILGITHTIFFTYYNFFGGNEIDNNNYMINLYFIIYMLTILVGIFKVNKK, from the coding sequence ATGTTCATTAATTATTTTCAAACCTATTTTATAGGTGGTTTGTTTTTGGTAATGTCTTACTATATTCGCAAAAGTAAAAATATATCTATTGTTGCTGGAACAAAAAATATGGAAAAAGATGATGAAGATTCAAAAGTAAAAGTAGCAAATTCTGTTTCAAAATTACTTTTTATTCTTGGTATAACACATACTATATTTTTCACATACTACAACTTTTTTGGTGGTAATGAAATAGATAATAATAATTATATGATAAATTTATATTTTATTATATATATGCTAACAATACTTGTTGGAATTTTCAAAGTTAATAAAAAGTAA
- the tnpB gene encoding IS66 family insertion sequence element accessory protein TnpB, which produces MGNRKRDKIKILEWDTNGFWLYYKRLEKGTFK; this is translated from the coding sequence ATAGGGAATCGTAAACGTGATAAAATTAAAATTCTAGAATGGGATACAAATGGATTTTGGTTATACTACAAAAGATTAGAAAAAGGTACCTTTAAATGA
- a CDS encoding ATP-binding protein — protein MQVKAYYIVEQVINNACKYVDIHGKIEIFAMETNESVILSIKDNGIGIPAKDINRIFDRGFTGDNGRKTRKSTGMGLYISKKVADKLNINIEVFSQVSKFTEFRIIFYKLSDYLNVT, from the coding sequence ATCCAGGTCAAAGCATATTATATAGTGGAACAGGTAATTAACAATGCTTGTAAATATGTAGATATTCATGGTAAAATTGAAATTTTTGCAATGGAGACTAATGAAAGCGTAATACTTTCTATCAAGGATAATGGAATTGGAATTCCTGCTAAGGATATAAATAGGATTTTTGATAGGGGATTTACAGGGGATAATGGAAGAAAGACAAGAAAATCTACAGGCATGGGGCTTTATATTTCTAAAAAGGTTGCAGATAAGCTGAACATTAATATTGAGGTGTTTTCTCAGGTATCAAAGTTTACGGAGTTTCGAATAATTTTTTATAAACTATCTGATTATTTAAATGTGACATAG
- a CDS encoding UPF0236 family transposase-like protein produces the protein MDIIQQVIEIITKEYYENLEELVKNKENISDFIKKLQKTLNKVGVSIVRDLVEQLDESILSSNERKKNWYIERREQEKNLSTIFGVVNYKRTYYKNKKTKEYAYLSDETLGIKPHERMDISLKAEIAQRAEHLSYEKTIDSFEGDIGVYSSMTVLNSLRKIEKIENTAAPVKLNKKEISMLYIEADYIERSYDIDKIQKIYLSGDGGHWIKEGLNWIPKVEFVLDKFHLSKYIKVATAHTPYMTEYFWKYIKDNKKEDIKELFRIILEQTEEESKVQAVKKSKRYILGNWEAIMRIYNEDYIGCSAEGHVSHVLSDRLSSRPMGWSQIGADQMARLRVFTKNGGDIYDSIKEKRKQEDKMERIQRIDKRVIKSTKRKSLERLDNITIINTGKKTIINEFLKQVRGL, from the coding sequence ATGGATATTATACAACAAGTAATAGAAATAATCACTAAGGAATATTATGAAAATTTAGAGGAGCTAGTAAAAAATAAAGAAAATATATCGGACTTTATAAAGAAATTGCAAAAGACACTAAATAAAGTAGGAGTATCTATAGTAAGGGATCTAGTTGAACAACTAGATGAAAGCATATTATCTAGCAATGAGCGAAAGAAAAATTGGTATATAGAGAGAAGAGAACAAGAAAAAAACCTATCAACAATATTTGGAGTAGTAAACTATAAGAGAACCTACTATAAAAATAAAAAGACAAAAGAATACGCCTATTTATCCGATGAAACATTAGGTATAAAACCTCATGAAAGAATGGATATATCCTTAAAGGCAGAAATAGCTCAAAGAGCAGAGCATTTATCCTATGAAAAGACCATAGACAGCTTTGAAGGGGATATAGGAGTATATAGCTCCATGACGGTTCTAAATTCCCTAAGAAAAATAGAGAAAATAGAAAATACTGCTGCACCAGTAAAATTAAATAAAAAGGAAATATCCATGCTCTATATAGAAGCAGATTATATAGAAAGATCTTATGATATAGATAAAATACAAAAGATATACCTGTCAGGAGATGGAGGACATTGGATAAAAGAAGGGCTAAACTGGATACCAAAGGTAGAATTCGTGTTAGATAAATTCCACCTATCAAAATATATAAAAGTAGCTACCGCTCATACGCCCTATATGACAGAATACTTTTGGAAATATATAAAGGACAATAAAAAAGAAGATATAAAAGAACTTTTTAGAATCATCCTTGAACAAACCGAAGAAGAAAGCAAAGTGCAGGCAGTAAAGAAATCAAAGAGATATATACTAGGAAACTGGGAAGCAATAATGAGAATATATAATGAAGACTATATAGGCTGTAGTGCAGAAGGACATGTAAGCCATGTTCTGTCAGATAGGCTAAGTTCAAGGCCAATGGGATGGAGCCAGATAGGAGCAGATCAAATGGCAAGGCTAAGAGTATTTACTAAAAATGGCGGGGACATATATGACTCTATAAAAGAAAAGAGAAAGCAAGAAGATAAAATGGAAAGAATACAAAGAATAGATAAAAGAGTAATAAAATCAACAAAAAGAAAAAGCTTAGAAAGACTAGACAACATAACAATAATAAATACAGGAAAGAAAACAATCATTAATGAATTCTTAAAGCAGGTTAGGGGCTTATAG